One Megalopta genalis isolate 19385.01 chromosome 11, iyMegGena1_principal, whole genome shotgun sequence genomic region harbors:
- the Nse4 gene encoding SMC5-SMC6 complex kleisin component Non-SMC element 1 isoform X1, translating into MSRESTNLVDNTVTGRSSKERKEILREIITKAESLQEAVGDITINTLNVCMEQTDIINNETTLGEKIHNQEQVLLDSEMMNISSKVLKQCTRALTKHMSTYNYVEFAQEVVQYVKQQPNIESEVIDWSYLENKVIKCFKTTPKYSTLLGTLVPLERKDITRRKPAIRDARAQIRRPENVEVVDKEEEGLEQTVKMKAFITRQFKTNHKPLDFFKLVLHPSNFGKTIENILQISFLVRDGKIQVTKDSSGILVVQPCTKDTMRTTTGQTSNIQNIVYLNMDQWKMLKDTYRIEKPMINF; encoded by the exons atgtcCCGTGAAAGTACTAATTTGGTGGACAACACCGTGACTGGACGGTCTTCAAAGGAACGTAAAGAAATCTTAAGGGAAATTATAACCAAAGCCGAATCTCTTC AAGAGGCAGTCGGTGATATCACTATAAACACGTTAAACGTATGTATGGAACAAACAGATATTATAAACAATGAAACAACTCTGGGTGAAAAAA TACATAATCAAGAGCAAGTATTATTAGATTCTGAAATGATGAACATATCATCTAAAGTCCTAAAACAATGCACGCGTGCTTTAACAAAGCATATGAGCACTTATAATTATGTAGAATTTGCGCAGGAAGTG GTACAATATGTAAAACAACAACCAAATATAGAATCAGAAGTAATAGATTGGTCATATTTAGAAAACAAagttataaaatgttttaaaacAACTCCTAAATACAGCACATTATTAG GTACATTAGTACCATTGGAGAGAAAGGACATAACTAGAAGAAAACCAGCAATCAGAGATGCTCGGGCACAGATAAGAAGGCCTGAAAATGTTGAAGTCGTTGATAaagaagaggaaggcttagaaCAGACTGTGAAAATGAAAGCTTTTATTACGCGGCAGTTTAAAACTAATCATAAACCTCTCGATTTCTTCAAGCTTGTTTTGCATCCTTCAAACTTTGGAAAAACGATCGAAAATATTCTGCAAATATCTTTCCTAGTCAGGGACGGAAAAATACAAGTGACAAAAG ATAGTTCTGGGATCCTAGTGGTTCAACCATGTACAAAAGATACTATGCGAACAACAACTGGACAAACTTCAAATATTCAGAATATTGTCTACTTAAATATGGATCAGTGGAAG ATGCTTAAAGACACTTATCGAATAGAAAAACCTatgataaatttttaa
- the lt gene encoding vacuolar protein sorting-associated protein light, with protein sequence MENTSDKEEQNNQDDSDREIDEVEPRLKYVRMRNDLDNILQNDSASCIAVHPKFLCLGSHWGMIHLLDHQGNNIQSKSLQAHTVAVNQISIDHNGDFIASCSDDGKVFINGLYSIENNHTINRFVKSIAIDPNYYKSSSGRRFIIGDDKLLLYEKTFLSRIKLTVLCEAEGAVRSIAWIGQFVAWASDKGVRIYDLNARCSLGFIKWTRSAEALPEHYRCNLRWSDDRTLLIGWVDIVRIFQIRKRSIQEMVNRDLPEYVVELVSTFQVDFYISGIAPLENQLVLLGCLKELDENGQRQRPTVHVVEPKFQNFVIVCENSLTLRGYQDYSCNDYHLDCLKEENRFFIVSPKDIVVASLYDADDRIEWLLRHGKFKQALEAVTINNGKDCKRHNLVNVGRVYLDHLLACEKYDEAGKLCVQFLGGDKKLWEEEVYKFARVHQLRSISSFLPRGDVKLDPLIYEMVLCEYLKMDPKGFLNLVQEWSPTLYNVAAVVSAVLEHLIAAQNQRHKEFLEALAILYIYGGSYDKALAMYLKLRHKGVFQLIRQFRLYYTVSDMIEGLMDLDVDQAILFFLEKEIVSFVPPEVVVQRLEHNHRYLYLYLHALDQKDPKNSKKYHGLLLRLYADYSRDKLLPLLRRSDTYPIQQALDICSQRQFYPEMVYLLGRIGNTSEALALMTRELNDMESAIAFCQEHDDEELWNDLINYSLDKPKAITFLLQKIGTYVDPRLMVQRIDPFLEIPGLKKALVKMMCDYNLQVSVQEGCKKTLSNDYFNLHERLVKCHQKGIFIDDDQMCGACHRKIIVREPRNLVVFYCKHSFHEHCLPNFELVENCVICNSHKDTSSSRK encoded by the exons ATGGAAAACACCTCGGACAAG GAAGAACAGAACAATCAAGATGATTCAGATCGGGAAATCGACGAGGTAGAGCCGAGGCTCAAGTACGTCAGGATGCGAAACGATTTGGATAATATATTGCAAAACGATTCAGCTAGTTGCATTGCTGTGCATCCGAAg TTTCTATGCCTGGGTTCTCATTGGGGCATGATCCATCTTCTAGACCATCAAGGCAACAATATTCAGTCAAAGAGTCTACAGGCTCATACTGTTGCTGTTAACCAAATCTCTATAGAtcataatggagattttattgcATCTTGTAGCGACGATGGAAAAGTTTTTATAAATGGTCTTTATAGCATAGAAAATAATCATACCATTAACAGATTTGTGAAAAGTATTGCTATAGATCCAAATTATTATAAAAGCAGTAGTGGCAGAAGATTTATTATAG GGGATGATAAATTACTTTTGTACGAAAAGACTTTTTTATCTAGAATTAAGCTTACTGTGTTATGTGAAGCAGAAGGTGCAGTAAGATCAATAGCATGGATTGGACAGTTTGTAGCATGGGCATCGGATAAAGGTGTTAGGATTTATGATTTAAATGCAAGGTGTTCATTAGGTTTTATTAAATGGACTAGGTCTGCAGA AGCTTTACCAGAACACTATAGGTGTAATTTGAGGTGGTCAGATGATCGAACATTATTAATTGGTTGGGTGGACATAGTAAGAATTTTTCAAATTAGGAAAAGATCAATTCAGGAAATGGTTAATAGAGACCTACCAGAATATGTAGTAGAACTAG TCTCTACATTTCAAGTGGATTTCTACATTTCTGGTATTGCACCACTAGAAAATCAACTAGTATTACTAGGATGTTTGAAGGAATTAGATGAAAATGGACAAAGACAGAGGCCAACAGTACATGTTGTTGAACCAAAGTTCCAAAATTTTGTAATTGTTTGTGAAAATTCTCTTACACTACGTGGTTACCAGGATTATAGCTGTAACGATTACCACTTAGATTGtttaaaagaagaaaatag ATTTTTTATTGTGAGTCCAAAAGATATTGTTGTAGCTAGCTTATATGATGCAGATGACAGAATTGAATGGTTATTAAGGCACGGGAAATTTAAACAAGCATTAGAAGCTGTAACAATAAATAATGGCAAGGACTGTAAAAGGCATAATTTAGTTAATGTTGGCCGCGTGTATTTAGATCACTTATTAGCTTGTGAGAAATACGATGAGGCAGGGAAACTCTGTGTACAATTTTTAGGAGGGGATAAAAAATTGTGGGAGGAAGAA GTTTATAAATTTGCAAGGGTTCATCAACTGAGAtccatttcttcttttcttccaaGAGGCGATGTAAAATTAGACCCACTGATTTATGAAATGGTTCTGTGCGAATATCTGAAAATGGATCCTAAAGGATTTCTTAACCTAGTGCAGGAATGGTCGCCGACATTATATAACGTCGCAGCCGTTGTGAGCGCTGTTCTAGAGCACCTTATAGCAGCTCAAAATCAACGACATAAAGAATTCTTAGAAGCTCTAgctattttatacatttacggTGGGAGCTACGATAAAGCTTTAGCtatgtatttgaaattaagACACAAAGGCGTGTTCCAGCTTATACGGCAGTTCCGACTATATTATACTGTCTCCGATATGATCGAAGGTTTAATGGATTTGGATGTGGATCAAGCTATACTATTTTTTTTAGAGAAAGAGATAGTGTCATTCGTGCCACCCGAGGTTGTTGTGCAAAGATTGGAACATAATCATCGATATTTATACTTG TATCTACACGCATTAGATCAGAAGGATCCGAAAAATTCAAAAAAGTACCATGGGTTACTACTTCGACTCTATGCAGACTATTCTCGGGATAAGCTGTTGCCACTTTTACGACGATCTGATACTTACCCGATACAGCAAGCGCTGGATATTTGTAGTCAGAGGCAATTCTATCCAGAAATGGTGTATTTGCTTGGTAGAATTGGAAACACCTCTGAAGCTTTAGCACTCATGACACGGGAATTAAATGATATGGAAAGCGCTATTGCTTTTTGCCAAGAACATGATGATGAGGAATTGTGGAATGATCTAATCAACTATTCTCTCGACAAACCTA AGGCTATTACGTTTCTCCTTCAGAAAATAGGGACTTACGTGGATCCTAGACTCATGGTACAGAGGATAGACCCATTCTTGGAAATTCCTGGCTTGAAGAAAGCTTTAGTCAAAATGATGTGTGATTATAATCTTCAAGTTTCTGTGCAAGAAGGTTGCAAAAAAACTTTATCCAACGATTATTTTAATTTACACGAAAGGCTGGTAAAATGTCATCAGAAAGGAATATTTATCGATG ATGATCAAATGTGTGGAGCTTGCCACCGGAAAATAATTGTAAGAG AACCAAGAAACTTAGTTGTATTTTATTGCAAGCATTCATTCCATGAACATTGTTTACCAAATTTTGAACTAGTG GAAAATTGTGTCATATGCAATTCACATAAAGATACGTCTTCCAGCAGAAAATGA
- the LOC117226106 gene encoding ciliogenesis-associated TTC17-interacting protein has product MMPIGGYCILVESIGPQTHEFLVQMQSSMSVDGHFGGTKVISSTTSKLHCLEEKRTEFVYEDDGLREKSIYIGIEDNSYYVKLKRTCPCDQSEEIKDLNFNHDNELISEGVNILLMRYLALTNYEGTLSFQTITIDGELTTSSYVCTPAERMEIDGHFLDVYTIQRKIHKQDGYVQIIKTHLSSHGIILRHNCLDVPYILKINPLADPTIANSTIKLESPLRDRWSEDIEMFSKYLDTKFSKMAEHTEYLVDHPEVKQLITDYIQTLLVGNHDWISILQFLFRQVILLIQKIFHFATSLNFAGLHSET; this is encoded by the exons ATGATGCCGATAGGTGGTTATTGCATTTTGGTTGAGTCTATAGGGCCTCAGACCCACGAGTTTCTGGTGCAAATGCAATCTTCAATGTCCGTCGATGGTCACTTTGGTGGAACGAAAGTCATCAGCTCGACAACGTCGAAACTGCACTGTCTAGAAGAGAAAAGAACAGA attTGTGTACGAAGATGATGGTTTACGCGAGAAATCAATTTACATAGGTATAGAGGATAATTCTTACTATGTAAAATTAAAGCGAACTTGTCCATGTGATCAATCTGAAGAAATCAAAGATCTCAATTTTAATCACGACAATGAATTAATTAGCGAAGGAGTGAATATATTGCTCATGCGGTATTTGGCGTTAACAAATTATGAAGGAACATTGTCTTTTCAGACTATCACCATAGATGGGGAATTAACCACATCTAGTTAT GTATGTACTCCAGCCGAACGTATGGAAATAGATGGACACTTTTTAGATGTCTATACAATTCAGCGCAAAATACATAAACAGGATGGATATGTACAGATTATAAAAACTCATTTAAGTTCACATGGTATAATATTGCGGCACAATTGTTTAGATGTGccttatatattaaaaattaatccacTGGCTGATCCAACAATCGCCAATAGTACAATAAAACTAGAAAGTCCACTAAGGGATCGTTGGTCAGAAGATATTGAAATGTTTTCTAAATATTTAGATACGAAA TTCTCTAAAATGGCTGAACATACGGAATACCTAGTTGATCATCCAGAAGTGAAACAACTGATTACAGACTACATTCAAACGCTACTAGTTGGTAATCACGACTGGATAAGCATTCTACAATTTCTTTTTAGACAGGTCATATTACTTATacaaaaaatatttcattttgcaACAAGTTTAAATTTTGCTGGTCTCCACAGTGAAACCTGA
- the Nse4 gene encoding SMC5-SMC6 complex kleisin component Non-SMC element 1 isoform X2: MEQTDIINNETTLGEKIHNQEQVLLDSEMMNISSKVLKQCTRALTKHMSTYNYVEFAQEVVQYVKQQPNIESEVIDWSYLENKVIKCFKTTPKYSTLLGTLVPLERKDITRRKPAIRDARAQIRRPENVEVVDKEEEGLEQTVKMKAFITRQFKTNHKPLDFFKLVLHPSNFGKTIENILQISFLVRDGKIQVTKDSSGILVVQPCTKDTMRTTTGQTSNIQNIVYLNMDQWKMLKDTYRIEKPMINF; the protein is encoded by the exons ATGGAACAAACAGATATTATAAACAATGAAACAACTCTGGGTGAAAAAA TACATAATCAAGAGCAAGTATTATTAGATTCTGAAATGATGAACATATCATCTAAAGTCCTAAAACAATGCACGCGTGCTTTAACAAAGCATATGAGCACTTATAATTATGTAGAATTTGCGCAGGAAGTG GTACAATATGTAAAACAACAACCAAATATAGAATCAGAAGTAATAGATTGGTCATATTTAGAAAACAAagttataaaatgttttaaaacAACTCCTAAATACAGCACATTATTAG GTACATTAGTACCATTGGAGAGAAAGGACATAACTAGAAGAAAACCAGCAATCAGAGATGCTCGGGCACAGATAAGAAGGCCTGAAAATGTTGAAGTCGTTGATAaagaagaggaaggcttagaaCAGACTGTGAAAATGAAAGCTTTTATTACGCGGCAGTTTAAAACTAATCATAAACCTCTCGATTTCTTCAAGCTTGTTTTGCATCCTTCAAACTTTGGAAAAACGATCGAAAATATTCTGCAAATATCTTTCCTAGTCAGGGACGGAAAAATACAAGTGACAAAAG ATAGTTCTGGGATCCTAGTGGTTCAACCATGTACAAAAGATACTATGCGAACAACAACTGGACAAACTTCAAATATTCAGAATATTGTCTACTTAAATATGGATCAGTGGAAG ATGCTTAAAGACACTTATCGAATAGAAAAACCTatgataaatttttaa